One Phalacrocorax aristotelis chromosome Z, bGulAri2.1, whole genome shotgun sequence DNA window includes the following coding sequences:
- the HTR1A gene encoding 5-hydroxytryptamine receptor 1A — MDVANNTTSPERSPEGAGGPGLAEVTLGYQLLTSLLLGTLILCAVSGNACVIAAIALERSLQTVANYLIGSLAVTDLMVSVLVLPMAALYQVLNKWTLGQVTCDIFISLDVLCCTSSILHLCAIALDRYWAITDPIDYVNKRTPRRAAVLISLTWLIGFLISIPPMLGWRTPEDRSDPDACTISKDHGYTIYSTFGAFYIPLLLMLVLYGRIFKAARFRIRKTVKKAEKKKIADTCLTLSPAALQKNSNGEPGKGWRRTVEPKPGACINGAVRQSEDGAALEIIEVQRCNSSSKIHLPLPSEACGSPPPPSFERRNEKNTEAKRRMALSRERKTVKTLGIIMGTFILCWLPFFIVALVLPFCDSKCYMPEWLGAVINWLGYSNSLLNPIIYAYFNKDFQSAFKKIIKCKFCRQ, encoded by the coding sequence aTGGATGTGGCCAACAACACTACCTCCCCAGAACGCTCCCCCGAGGGGGCAGGCGGCCCCGGCCTCGCCGAGGTGACCCTGGGCTACCAGCTgctcacctccctgctcctgggcaCACTCATCCTATGCGCCGTGAGCGGCAACGCCTGCGTGATCGCGGCCATCGCCCTGGAGCGCTCCCTGCAAACCGTAGCCAACTATCTCATCGGCTCGCTGGCTGTCACCGACCTCATGGTGTCCGTGCTGGTGCTGCCCATGGCGGCCCTCTACCAGGTGCTGAACAAGTGGACGCTGGGGCAAGTCACCTGCGACATCTTCATCTCGCTGGACGTGCTCTGCTGCACCTCTTCCATCCTGCACCTGTGCGCCATCGCCTTGGACAGGTACTGGGCCATCACGGACCCCATCGACTATGTCAACAAGCGGACTCCCCGGCGGGCCGCCGTGCTTATCAGCCTGACCTGGCTCATCGGCTTCTTGATATCCATCCCGCccatgctgggctggaggaCGCCCGAGGACCGCTCGGACCCCGACGCCTGCACCATCAGCAAGGACCACGGGTACACCATCTATTCCACCTTTGGCGCTTTCTACATCCCGCTCCTCCTCATGCTGGTGCTCTACGGCCGCATCTTCAAGGCGGCCCGCTTCAGGATCCGCAAGACCGTCAAGAAAGCGGAGAAGAAGAAAATCGCTGACACCTGCCTCACCCTCTCCCCAGCCGCCCTGCAGAAGAATAGCAACGGGGAGCCCGGCAAGGGCTGGCGACGGACGGTGGAGCCCAAGCCCGGTGCCTGTATCAACGGCGCGGTGCGGCAGAGCGAGGACGGGGCCGCCCTGGAGATCATCGAGGTCCAGCGCTGCAACAGCTCCTCCAAGATTCACCTGCCGCTGCCCAGCGAGGCGTgcggctccccgccgcccccctccttCGAGAGGCGCAACGAGAAGAACACAGAGGCCAAGCGGAGGATGGCTCTGTCCCGGGAGAGGAAGACTGTCAAGACCCTGGGCATCATTATGGGCACCTTCATCCTCTGCTGGTTGCCGTTCTTCATCGTGGCGCTGGTCCTGCCCTTTTGTGACAGTAAGTGCTACATGCCCGAGTGGCTGGGGGCAGTCATCAACTGGCTGGGCTACTCCAACTCCCTCCTCAACCCCATCATCTATGCCTATTTCAACAAAGACTTCCAAAgtgcttttaagaaaattatcAAGTGCAAATTTTGCAGGCAGTGA